CGGGGACCACAACGTGTTCCGCGAGTACGTGACGATCCACCGGGCCACGGGCGAGGGGCGCTCCACCGTGGTTGGAAACAACTGCTTCCTGATGGCGTACTGCCACCTCGGGCACAACGTGACGATCCACGACCAGGTGACCATGGCGAACTCGTGCGGCGTGTCGGGTCATGTGACGATCGAAGAGATGGTGACGATCGGGGGCATGTGCGGCATCCACCAGTTCGTACGGGTCGGGAAGCTCGCGATGGTCGGCGGTTTTTCGAAGATCGTGCGCGACGTCCCGCCTTACACCCTGGTCGACGGAGGGGAGGTGCGGGACATCAACGCCGTGGGTCTGCGCCGGATCGGTGTGACGTCCCAGTCGCGGCTGGCCTTGCACAAGGCCGTGAAGCTGTTGTTCAAGTCGCAGCTCGGCCTCACGAACGCGCTCGAGACGGTGCGGCGCGAAGTGCCCTCCACCGAGGAGGTGGAGTACATGCTCGCCTTCCAGGAACGGGTGTTTCGCGGCAAGAACGGCCGCGGCGACCAGCCGTGAGGCTCTTCGTCTCCGCCGGCGAGGCTTCCGGAGACGCCTACGGCGCGGCGTTGCTGAACGCGCTGGGGCCGCTTCCGAACGTGGCGGTCGAAGCGGTTGGCGGACCGAAGCTCCGCGCGGCGGGCGCGCGCCTCGTGGCGGACTCGACGCGCTGGGGCGCCATCGGGATCGCCCAGGCCCTGCGGGTCGTGCCGCGGATGCTGGGGTCCTACTACCGGGCCAAGCGGGCGGTGGGCCGCGGAGAACCCGGGGTGCTGGTCCCGATCGATTTCGGCTACATGAACCTGCGTCTGGCGCGGCACGCGAAGAACCACGGATGGCGGGTGCTCTACTTCATTCCGCCCGGTTCGTGGAGGCGCGACCGTCAAGGCGGCGACCTCCCGGCGCTGACGGACGCAATCGTGACGCCCTTCCCATGGTCGGCGGAGCATCTGTGCGCCATGGGCGCGAACGCGCACTTCTTCGGGCACCCGCTCAAGCAGATGGTTGCGCGCGGGGGCGTCGCGGAGGGCGTCCGCGAGACGATCGCGGTGCTACCCGGGAGCCGGGACGACGAGGTCGCCCGGAACTTGCCCGTAATTGCGGAGGCCTTGGCTGCGCGTCCGGAGCGCGCCGAGTTCGCCGTCGCCAGCTCGATCGGCGCCGCTCGACTCGAGTCCGCTTGGCGCAGGCTGGCTCCGGGC
This window of the Fimbriimonadaceae bacterium genome carries:
- the lpxA gene encoding acyl-ACP--UDP-N-acetylglucosamine O-acyltransferase produces the protein MPKIHPLSVVDPKSELDADVEVGPFCMVEAGARIGAGTVLESHVVVKGGTTLGKENFVAQGSVLGGDPQDRKYGGEPTFLEIGDHNVFREYVTIHRATGEGRSTVVGNNCFLMAYCHLGHNVTIHDQVTMANSCGVSGHVTIEEMVTIGGMCGIHQFVRVGKLAMVGGFSKIVRDVPPYTLVDGGEVRDINAVGLRRIGVTSQSRLALHKAVKLLFKSQLGLTNALETVRREVPSTEEVEYMLAFQERVFRGKNGRGDQP